One Chitinispirillum alkaliphilum genomic region harbors:
- a CDS encoding capsular exopolysaccharide family protein — translation MSFRKDKKDSVPWDHYLHLFLRNIWFILPVSLTVLVLWIVVMGRMNMFTPEMQARAVLRFDDPQALSGVDERVSYESESRASLVKSRSFLEQIAAKHSLQLMTSRVQREDVFDSVWVGPDAPRGSYSLRIHNNMYRLVYSNKEQGIDNRVVQRGKLSSLGTTEFPGVYLSFSPSFKEEPFEVNFSVIRLRDAVDFILNNLEVRQSEPLGTILSITLSGRDYPLITQVLNSIVEDFVHNKSNLRYSRTEEIISILQEQLSVAETEMRKAESELRAFRNANPSVGLPDAMLPPSSIPDLIENEAGYRSYVLQARSLRERYNHVSSNDIIPMLNEMVAFISTHRAPTAAGLQRELDYLTERERMFRQDYSPSHPHAIENRNRLRALGRKVNSALGTVISDFERRIAENQNRINNLNNDLAALPAKEIQLSNLQRQFEVNADIYSTILGRYKEARIASSIELGDVSIIDHAVQPERKYNFRNLVLIFGAGLLLSMTAGFGPVMAVDHFDRKARTEKDLSRLTSLLLLESVPVKGKWSGPGWRPENGEVDPKLVSADYSRNFVDETFRSLRAKVLLSLFDEKKKRIVISSLNMSEGKSFTAANLAVTMAQQNIRTLLIDGDMRRGLQHESFGLSRKPGLSNILMSTEPLSSSLLKRKIRPSHISNLSLLPCGSSIPNSAELLNTQRFRDLLDLCSEQFDMLIMDTPPLSVTTDAVGVMDSFNKYLVVVRSAHTNISHLNKKISEFPGLRKKILGIVFNGAPYRRPEYYQYSSYRY, via the coding sequence GTGAGCTTTAGAAAAGATAAAAAAGACAGTGTCCCCTGGGATCACTATTTACACCTGTTCCTGAGAAATATTTGGTTTATACTCCCTGTTTCTCTTACCGTTCTGGTGCTGTGGATAGTGGTGATGGGGAGAATGAATATGTTTACGCCCGAGATGCAGGCAAGGGCGGTGCTTCGTTTCGATGACCCCCAGGCTCTCAGCGGGGTTGATGAGAGGGTGAGCTATGAGTCGGAGAGCAGGGCCTCACTTGTGAAAAGCCGCAGTTTCCTTGAACAGATTGCCGCCAAGCACTCCCTTCAGCTTATGACCAGCCGGGTGCAAAGAGAGGATGTTTTCGACTCGGTCTGGGTCGGACCCGATGCCCCAAGGGGTTCCTACTCCCTGAGGATCCACAACAACATGTACCGGCTTGTCTATTCAAACAAGGAACAGGGGATTGATAACAGGGTCGTGCAGAGGGGGAAACTCTCCTCCCTTGGTACCACAGAGTTTCCCGGTGTCTACCTCTCCTTCTCCCCCTCCTTCAAAGAGGAACCCTTTGAGGTGAATTTCTCAGTCATAAGACTCAGGGATGCGGTGGATTTCATTCTGAACAACCTTGAGGTGCGTCAGAGTGAGCCCCTTGGCACCATACTGAGCATCACTCTCTCGGGACGGGACTATCCCCTCATAACCCAGGTCCTCAACTCCATCGTGGAGGATTTCGTCCACAACAAGTCAAACCTGAGATACTCCAGAACCGAAGAGATCATCTCCATTCTCCAGGAGCAGCTCAGTGTGGCAGAAACGGAGATGAGGAAAGCGGAAAGCGAACTCAGGGCATTCAGAAACGCAAACCCCTCGGTAGGTTTGCCCGATGCGATGCTTCCCCCCTCCTCCATACCCGATCTCATTGAGAATGAAGCGGGGTATCGCTCCTATGTCCTTCAGGCCAGGAGCCTAAGAGAGCGCTACAACCACGTTTCGAGCAACGACATTATCCCCATGCTGAATGAAATGGTAGCCTTCATCTCAACACACCGCGCCCCAACCGCCGCGGGGCTTCAGCGTGAACTTGACTACCTGACCGAACGGGAGCGGATGTTTCGTCAGGACTACTCCCCCTCCCACCCCCATGCGATCGAAAACCGCAACAGGCTCAGGGCCCTGGGCAGAAAAGTCAACAGCGCCCTCGGCACGGTAATCTCTGATTTCGAACGCAGAATCGCCGAAAATCAAAACAGGATCAACAACCTCAACAATGATTTAGCAGCCCTTCCGGCAAAAGAGATCCAGCTCTCCAACCTCCAGCGCCAGTTCGAGGTAAATGCCGATATCTACTCCACCATTCTGGGGCGCTACAAGGAGGCCAGAATCGCAAGCTCCATAGAGCTGGGAGATGTGTCGATTATCGACCATGCGGTCCAACCGGAGAGAAAGTACAATTTCCGCAACCTGGTGCTTATTTTCGGAGCGGGGCTTCTTTTAAGCATGACCGCGGGGTTTGGACCGGTTATGGCGGTGGATCACTTCGACCGCAAGGCACGCACGGAGAAAGATCTCTCGCGCCTTACCAGTCTGCTGCTTCTTGAATCGGTGCCGGTGAAGGGAAAGTGGAGCGGACCGGGCTGGAGACCGGAGAATGGCGAGGTTGACCCCAAGCTGGTCTCGGCCGATTACTCCCGGAATTTTGTGGATGAGACGTTCAGATCTCTGAGGGCGAAGGTTCTTTTGAGTCTTTTCGATGAGAAGAAGAAAAGAATTGTTATCAGCAGTCTGAACATGAGTGAGGGCAAATCCTTTACCGCCGCGAATCTGGCTGTCACCATGGCTCAGCAGAATATCCGCACCCTTCTGATCGATGGTGATATGAGAAGAGGGTTACAGCATGAGAGTTTCGGGCTAAGCAGAAAACCGGGTCTTTCCAATATTCTCATGAGCACAGAGCCCCTCAGCTCCTCTTTGCTCAAAAGAAAGATCAGACCCTCTCACATCTCAAACCTTTCCCTCCTCCCCTGCGGCAGTTCTATCCCAAACTCCGCAGAGCTGCTCAACACCCAGCGGTTCAGGGATCTGCTTGATCTTTGCTCCGAGCAGTTTGATATGCTGATCATGGACACCCCTCCGCTCTCTGTGACAACCGATGCTGTCGGGGTGATGGATTCATTCAACAAATATCTGGTTGTGGTCCGCTCGGCCCATACCAATATATCGCATCTGAATAAAAAGATAAGTGAGTTTCCCGGTTTAAGGAAAAAAATTCTGGGAATAGTGTTTAACGGGGCACCCTACAGGCGCCCGGAATATTACCAATACAGCTCTTACAGGTACTGA
- a CDS encoding Asparagine synthetase [glutamine-hydrolyzing]: MCGIAGMYNSHPSFPFDRSVLGAMTGVLEHRGPDEEGFFVGENVALGQRRLSIVDLSGGTQPVRNEDGSVWVVFNGEIYNHPQLMESLRGKGHQFRSRCDTEVLVHLYEEMGEEFVRRLNGQFALAIWDNRKKRLILARDRVGIRPLYYSSLSDGTVLFGSEVKSLFCHPDQKREIDPVGLEQILTIWVTVPPRTVFSGVQELPPGCIASVDRSGVRVSRYWGYSFPDEGDYSYLSKEWYIEELQQLLYDSVSIRLKADVPVGAYLSGGLDSSIITALINRESPEKLRSFSVSFRDRLYDERPYQELMSKRLNTEHQTTEIGYEQIGDLFPQVVWHAETPQIRTAPCPMFALASLVKQSGLKVVLTGEGADEVFGGYNIFKENRIRRFWGRNPHSRIRPHLLKRIYPYIHTANRNDAFWQGFFKRGLTDISSPFYSHTLRWANTGRIKRFLNSELQLQLNEKEHVFDELNSYLDSDMLRWNPLCQAQYLEMMLFMPGYLLSSQGDRMLMGNSVEGRFPFLDHRVIEFANSIPPDFKLNILEEKYILKQAFSDILPKEIASRPKQPYRAPISRSFLPLRENLSSLMLTREKLDSVSLFDSKAVSNLLKKIESHSDGGEVSATDDMAVALVASTQLLHRLFIQGSDFRSQLSERNKPLILHKAQNHASDLSVS, translated from the coding sequence ATGTGTGGAATAGCAGGAATGTACAACTCCCACCCCTCATTTCCATTCGACCGCAGTGTTCTTGGGGCCATGACTGGTGTGCTTGAACACAGGGGACCGGACGAGGAGGGGTTTTTCGTGGGGGAGAATGTTGCTCTGGGACAGCGCAGGTTAAGCATAGTCGACCTCTCCGGTGGAACGCAGCCTGTGAGAAATGAGGATGGTAGTGTGTGGGTGGTTTTCAACGGAGAGATCTACAACCACCCACAGCTCATGGAGTCACTCAGAGGCAAGGGACATCAGTTCCGCAGCCGTTGTGACACGGAGGTGCTGGTTCATCTGTATGAGGAGATGGGGGAAGAGTTTGTCCGAAGGCTTAACGGGCAGTTTGCTCTTGCAATATGGGACAACAGGAAAAAGAGGCTGATTCTGGCAAGGGACAGAGTCGGAATCAGACCCCTTTACTATTCCTCACTCTCTGACGGAACCGTTCTTTTCGGCTCAGAAGTCAAGTCACTGTTTTGTCACCCGGATCAGAAAAGGGAAATTGACCCTGTTGGGCTTGAGCAGATTCTCACCATCTGGGTCACGGTCCCCCCCCGCACTGTTTTCAGCGGTGTGCAGGAGCTACCCCCCGGATGTATCGCTTCGGTTGACAGATCAGGAGTACGGGTAAGCAGATACTGGGGCTACAGTTTCCCCGACGAGGGTGACTACAGCTACTTGTCCAAAGAGTGGTATATTGAAGAACTTCAGCAGCTGCTCTATGACTCCGTTTCCATTCGCCTTAAAGCGGATGTTCCGGTAGGTGCTTATCTGAGCGGGGGTTTGGATTCCTCCATTATCACCGCCCTTATAAACAGGGAGAGCCCGGAGAAGCTGCGCAGTTTTTCTGTGAGTTTCAGGGACCGGTTGTATGATGAACGGCCGTATCAGGAGTTGATGTCAAAGCGGCTTAACACTGAACACCAAACCACAGAAATAGGCTATGAGCAGATCGGGGATCTCTTTCCGCAAGTTGTGTGGCATGCAGAAACCCCCCAGATCCGCACCGCTCCCTGCCCCATGTTCGCACTCGCCTCCCTCGTTAAACAAAGCGGGCTTAAGGTGGTACTGACAGGCGAGGGAGCGGATGAGGTTTTCGGGGGGTACAACATATTTAAGGAAAACAGGATCCGCCGGTTCTGGGGGCGAAACCCCCACTCCAGAATCCGCCCCCATCTGCTTAAAAGAATCTATCCCTACATCCATACTGCAAACAGAAATGATGCATTCTGGCAGGGTTTTTTCAAGCGGGGTCTCACAGATATAAGCTCCCCCTTTTACTCCCATACGCTCCGATGGGCAAACACCGGGAGGATAAAGAGGTTTTTAAACTCAGAGCTTCAGCTTCAGTTGAATGAAAAGGAGCATGTCTTTGATGAGTTGAACTCATATCTGGACAGCGATATGCTGCGGTGGAACCCGCTTTGTCAGGCGCAGTATCTTGAAATGATGCTTTTTATGCCAGGGTACCTGCTCTCTTCCCAGGGGGACAGGATGCTTATGGGAAATTCAGTGGAGGGAAGATTTCCGTTTCTGGATCACAGGGTTATTGAGTTTGCAAACTCAATACCTCCCGATTTCAAGCTCAATATACTGGAAGAAAAATATATCCTGAAACAGGCATTTTCAGATATTTTGCCAAAGGAAATAGCCTCCAGGCCCAAACAGCCTTACCGTGCCCCTATATCCCGTTCCTTTCTTCCCCTTAGGGAAAACCTCTCCTCCCTTATGCTCACAAGGGAAAAACTTGATTCTGTTTCTCTTTTTGACTCGAAGGCGGTAAGCAATCTTCTCAAAAAGATCGAGTCACATTCAGACGGTGGGGAGGTGAGTGCAACCGATGATATGGCCGTGGCATTGGTGGCTTCAACCCAGCTTCTTCACCGGCTCTTTATACAGGGATCAGATTTCAGATCTCAGTTATCGGAGAGAAACAAACCACTGATTCTGCACAAGGCCCAAAACCATGCCTCTGACCTGTCAGTATCCTGA
- a CDS encoding Glycosyl transferase produces the protein MKNVEKIAIIGDFSTCRQPISIYTNKLYKSISQISRNNTPMAATLCEGWSKTQSFPANVRFKIDREKVSSFRLAAEFFNLTKTEIVSLQYPHSFLSGSFANHIIELLSALNSTVITTLHSVIEHPDENQKRLTGQIASLSARIVVGSRSAGICLRELYNVDEKKIEIIPTPQHSAPESGFWDKTASHYIELFHRARETASVKAVSFIKPAEFEFPEFRFDHIVRMSDSTGVFQHAKCTIPNFYEGYCTDDNARALILSVQLEELGKNDPAISSVGITCLAFLNYALNRQTARFRNFMDFGRRWLEEIGSEDSHGRALWALGTCVGRSKDPAITYVARELFDIALQTVRKLRSPRAWAFSLLGICEYLKGFDGDLKVTELQRDLTKKLISAFKTCADENWLWFEDICTYSNARLPHALIMSARRREDRELLTVGLETLRWIVEVQTNKEGVFTPVGCNGWYTRNGNFASHDQQPVEACGVVSACLEAFRVTKEPWWFSKAQMGFEWFLGRNSLGVPVYNKNSGGCRDAIHEKRLNLNEGAESTLAFLLSLCEMYRYKGELKSWGQVAQSL, from the coding sequence TTGAAAAATGTAGAGAAGATAGCCATTATCGGAGATTTTTCAACCTGCAGACAGCCGATTTCAATTTATACAAATAAACTGTATAAATCTATTTCACAGATTTCACGTAACAATACACCCATGGCCGCGACCCTTTGTGAAGGCTGGTCAAAAACTCAAAGTTTCCCTGCCAATGTTCGCTTTAAAATCGACAGAGAAAAAGTCTCATCCTTCAGACTGGCTGCAGAGTTCTTTAACCTCACCAAAACTGAAATAGTTTCTCTTCAATACCCCCACTCATTTTTATCCGGCTCATTTGCAAACCATATTATCGAGCTCTTGTCTGCTTTGAATTCCACCGTAATCACCACTCTTCATTCGGTTATCGAACATCCTGACGAAAATCAAAAGCGCCTGACAGGTCAGATCGCTTCCCTTTCAGCCCGTATTGTAGTGGGCAGCAGGAGCGCAGGCATTTGTCTTAGGGAGTTGTACAATGTAGATGAGAAGAAGATAGAAATAATTCCAACCCCCCAACACTCTGCCCCGGAGAGCGGATTTTGGGACAAAACTGCAAGTCACTATATCGAACTTTTCCACCGGGCAAGAGAGACTGCTTCAGTGAAAGCCGTCTCATTTATCAAACCCGCAGAGTTTGAGTTTCCGGAGTTTCGGTTTGATCACATCGTGAGAATGAGCGACTCCACAGGGGTGTTTCAGCACGCAAAGTGCACTATACCCAATTTCTATGAGGGATATTGTACCGATGACAATGCGCGGGCGCTGATACTGAGCGTTCAACTTGAGGAACTTGGAAAAAATGATCCGGCAATAAGCTCTGTTGGTATCACCTGTCTTGCATTTCTTAATTATGCACTGAACAGGCAAACCGCACGGTTTAGAAACTTCATGGATTTTGGCCGCAGATGGCTTGAGGAGATAGGTTCAGAAGACAGCCATGGCAGGGCTTTGTGGGCTCTTGGAACCTGTGTGGGGCGTTCCAAAGATCCAGCCATTACCTACGTGGCCAGAGAACTGTTCGATATCGCCTTGCAAACAGTCAGAAAACTGCGTTCTCCCAGGGCATGGGCATTTTCACTTCTTGGGATTTGTGAGTATTTGAAAGGGTTTGATGGCGATCTTAAAGTAACTGAACTGCAAAGAGATCTAACAAAAAAGCTGATTTCTGCTTTCAAAACCTGTGCTGATGAGAACTGGCTCTGGTTTGAGGATATTTGCACCTATTCAAATGCAAGACTCCCCCACGCTCTTATCATGAGTGCCCGCAGAAGAGAGGACAGGGAGCTTCTCACTGTGGGGCTTGAAACTCTTCGCTGGATTGTTGAGGTACAGACAAACAAAGAGGGTGTTTTCACGCCTGTTGGATGTAATGGCTGGTATACCCGTAATGGTAATTTTGCTTCCCATGATCAGCAGCCCGTTGAAGCCTGCGGTGTTGTGTCTGCCTGTCTTGAGGCATTCAGGGTGACAAAAGAGCCATGGTGGTTCAGTAAAGCTCAGATGGGGTTTGAGTGGTTTCTGGGAAGAAACAGTCTGGGCGTGCCGGTTTACAACAAAAACAGCGGTGGCTGTAGGGATGCAATTCATGAGAAGAGGCTCAACCTCAATGAGGGTGCAGAGTCTACCCTTGCGTTCCTCTTATCCCTTTGTGAGATGTACAGATACAAAGGTGAACTAAAGTCTTGGGGACAAGTTGCGCAGAGCCTCTAA
- a CDS encoding alpha/beta hydrolase family protein, whose product MRGKNHHIWPSNSAILLNRLIGWFPFPGTNTKQFPFHIVNLLLFLLLSQFFVCTTDPTNPQNDQLKFTGPIEPIREGFGARGPFQIETKKTPSPLWKERNVQLFIPNHSPPEEGFPVVFFAHGYGQSDPSVYASIIDHMVSHGAAVVFSPYRRIIHIPGKGGNYELIYSGFREAVRVWGERFDLSRVGFVGHSFGGGTLPWVAYNSITQEGWGRDCAFMFIMAPWYFYEITEEQLRNFPSHVKMVMQVYKDDQVNDPAIAAELFNTIALPDSSKVFMMVHSDTGLQADKSEYIYRADHHLPKNSIDKRASYDAYLYYAVLRQLHALFSYTMNACADGASVIFGPPTTTQQFMGHWPDGRGVKPLEIIENPVFDKYSLQFLFPWSSILNPRRDTGLLDM is encoded by the coding sequence ATGAGGGGAAAAAACCACCATATCTGGCCGTCAAATAGTGCAATCCTACTTAATCGCCTAATTGGATGGTTCCCATTTCCGGGAACAAACACAAAACAATTCCCATTTCACATAGTAAATTTACTCCTCTTTCTACTCTTATCCCAGTTTTTTGTCTGCACAACAGATCCCACAAATCCACAAAACGATCAGTTGAAATTCACCGGCCCGATTGAACCCATAAGGGAGGGATTTGGTGCCAGAGGACCGTTTCAAATTGAAACGAAAAAAACTCCCAGTCCCCTGTGGAAGGAACGTAATGTACAGCTTTTTATTCCGAACCATTCCCCTCCAGAAGAAGGGTTTCCTGTGGTTTTTTTTGCTCACGGGTATGGACAATCCGATCCTTCAGTTTATGCATCCATAATAGATCACATGGTGAGCCATGGTGCTGCCGTTGTTTTCTCTCCCTACAGAAGAATTATTCACATCCCTGGTAAGGGGGGTAATTACGAGCTGATCTATTCCGGTTTCAGGGAAGCTGTACGGGTCTGGGGGGAAAGGTTTGATCTTTCGAGGGTGGGATTTGTTGGGCACTCATTCGGTGGCGGAACCCTGCCCTGGGTTGCCTATAATTCTATTACACAGGAGGGGTGGGGCCGAGACTGCGCGTTTATGTTTATTATGGCTCCATGGTATTTTTATGAAATCACAGAAGAGCAGCTACGCAACTTCCCTTCACATGTTAAAATGGTTATGCAGGTATACAAAGACGACCAGGTAAATGATCCCGCGATCGCTGCAGAACTTTTTAACACCATTGCACTGCCTGACAGTTCAAAAGTGTTTATGATGGTTCACAGCGACACCGGATTGCAAGCTGATAAAAGCGAGTACATATACCGAGCTGATCATCACTTGCCCAAAAACAGTATCGATAAGCGGGCATCGTACGATGCATACCTATACTATGCGGTGCTAAGACAGCTCCATGCACTTTTCAGCTACACCATGAATGCCTGCGCAGACGGGGCCAGTGTCATTTTCGGCCCCCCCACCACAACACAACAATTTATGGGACACTGGCCGGATGGAAGGGGGGTAAAACCGCTCGAAATAATTGAAAATCCTGTTTTTGATAAATATTCCCTGCAGTTTCTTTTTCCCTGGAGCAGTATACTAAACCCAAGAAGGGACACTGGCTTGTTGGATATGTGA
- a CDS encoding Phosphoenolpyruvate-protein phosphotransferase of PTS system, with product MKKEKEEFAKKPFSDSHSSEKSNYSHLCSKIENSVSEHSENLSQQDVRSATDSEALDIQNHQKQLSAFLGRPVSLKTAAVDYFESQIENVNSSIRYSPFIKNSPISDATEPIPEVSSSICKKRVIFRGIPLVDGIGIGRVYYYRDILSGELEKRSLSEKDIPHELRRLENAIRSVKEEIERLSNIVKTEVDSRHAAIFDVFTLILNDCSLINRLRNELINQRINGEQVVSRVFSELVQEFFSSDNDILAEKRFDLTDIRNRILKKMIGMEDNVLSTLPPGAVVVTKRLLPSDTIHFTHCRPHAIVTEEGGINSHSALLARAMQIPSISQISLVGSGVVQNSDVIVDGETGTVIINPTESELSHFSDLFKARESRKSETVRKAQKTPTKFRNETVGVFANVSTQREISDALSFGSEGIGLFRIEPLYMHAKELPSEEQLYSTLTNHLKPVKNQTVTLRLADFGGDKTLPYMPRDQEYCSLLGLRGIRFLFRHQQILRSQIRACIRLSKQFNIRLLVPMVTVADDMKWVRYIINEEKQKLGYGNYSLPLGAMIETPAAVLDINRILRESDFVNIGTNDLVQYLAAADRESYAVSNYYSQGLSLSLPLIARVIRKCSQRSVDCVLCGESAGDSRLLLKLLRFGLRNFSVPPPLTPLIRMRIQQLE from the coding sequence ATGAAAAAAGAAAAAGAGGAATTCGCAAAAAAGCCGTTTTCAGATTCCCATTCTTCTGAAAAGAGCAATTACAGCCACCTGTGTTCAAAAATTGAGAACAGTGTTTCAGAGCACAGCGAAAATCTCAGCCAGCAGGATGTGAGAAGCGCAACAGACAGTGAAGCTCTGGATATACAGAATCATCAAAAACAGCTCTCAGCCTTTCTTGGGCGCCCGGTCAGTTTAAAAACTGCGGCTGTCGATTATTTCGAGTCTCAAATAGAAAATGTAAACAGTTCAATCCGATACTCACCATTTATCAAAAATTCACCGATATCAGATGCAACCGAGCCGATACCGGAGGTTTCTTCCTCCATTTGCAAAAAAAGAGTTATCTTCCGGGGTATACCTCTTGTTGATGGTATAGGGATAGGGAGAGTTTATTATTACAGAGACATACTGAGTGGGGAGCTGGAAAAAAGGAGTCTTTCAGAAAAAGATATCCCTCACGAGCTCAGGCGCCTCGAAAACGCTATCAGGAGTGTAAAAGAAGAAATAGAGAGGCTGAGCAATATTGTCAAAACCGAAGTAGATTCCAGGCATGCAGCTATCTTTGATGTATTCACTTTGATATTGAACGATTGTTCTCTGATTAACCGGTTGCGAAACGAGCTCATCAATCAGAGAATTAACGGAGAGCAGGTAGTTAGCCGCGTGTTCTCTGAACTTGTGCAGGAGTTTTTTTCATCGGACAATGACATACTTGCAGAAAAACGGTTTGATCTTACCGACATCCGCAATCGCATTCTAAAAAAAATGATTGGAATGGAGGACAACGTACTCTCCACCCTTCCCCCTGGAGCTGTAGTCGTTACCAAAAGATTACTGCCCAGTGATACAATACATTTTACTCATTGCCGCCCCCACGCCATAGTTACCGAAGAGGGAGGGATCAATTCCCATTCAGCTCTTCTTGCCAGGGCAATGCAGATACCCTCAATTTCTCAGATCTCCCTTGTAGGGAGCGGTGTAGTGCAAAACAGTGATGTAATAGTTGACGGTGAAACCGGAACTGTAATAATTAACCCAACGGAGTCAGAACTGTCACATTTTTCAGATCTGTTCAAAGCAAGGGAATCAAGGAAATCTGAGACGGTTAGAAAAGCGCAAAAAACCCCTACCAAGTTCAGAAATGAAACCGTCGGGGTTTTTGCAAATGTATCCACACAAAGGGAGATTAGTGATGCCCTGAGTTTTGGATCCGAAGGGATTGGTCTTTTCAGAATAGAACCTCTCTATATGCATGCTAAAGAGTTGCCGTCTGAAGAGCAGCTCTACTCCACCTTAACCAATCACCTTAAACCTGTTAAGAATCAAACTGTTACACTGAGACTTGCAGACTTCGGAGGTGACAAAACCCTGCCTTACATGCCCCGGGACCAGGAGTACTGTTCACTTCTTGGTTTGCGGGGTATTCGTTTTCTGTTTCGGCATCAGCAAATCCTTCGTTCCCAGATAAGAGCATGCATTCGCCTCTCCAAACAGTTCAATATCCGGCTTCTGGTTCCCATGGTTACAGTGGCCGATGATATGAAATGGGTTCGTTACATAATTAATGAGGAGAAGCAAAAACTTGGTTATGGAAATTATTCACTCCCGTTGGGTGCGATGATTGAGACTCCGGCAGCAGTTTTGGATATTAACAGAATTCTAAGGGAGAGCGATTTCGTAAATATCGGAACAAATGATCTGGTTCAGTATCTTGCTGCAGCAGACCGTGAAAGTTATGCGGTGAGCAATTACTATTCACAGGGTCTCAGTTTGAGTTTGCCTTTGATAGCCAGAGTAATAAGGAAATGTTCTCAGCGCTCTGTGGATTGCGTTTTATGTGGAGAATCAGCTGGAGACAGCAGGCTTCTATTAAAGCTCCTGCGTTTTGGGCTGAGGAATTTCAGCGTCCCCCCACCGCTTACGCCCTTAATCAGAATGAGAATTCAACAGCTAGAGTAG
- a CDS encoding polysaccharide export protein, producing MGKSKGLIFLLCSLGIFIFVADAEQKHHSRSSSVFRPGEGVRITVFPDSEHFLSGDYSIDSDGRILLPMYGEINVSSMSASQFREFITTNFKQYLRFPEVQVTPLMRISVLGGFFEPGMYYVSPKSSLWDLVYMAGGTVHENGLRRMRWERSRVIVQRDLIRYLESGVSLEEAGFRSGDQIWTPADPSKTFWSAVVRDVVIRDILPLATFMLSLYVSLSTINN from the coding sequence ATGGGCAAATCCAAGGGGCTGATTTTTCTGCTGTGCAGTTTGGGGATCTTTATCTTTGTGGCAGATGCTGAACAGAAGCATCACTCCCGTTCCTCTTCGGTTTTCAGACCCGGGGAGGGAGTGAGGATAACGGTTTTCCCCGACTCAGAACATTTCCTCAGTGGTGATTACTCTATCGACAGCGATGGCAGAATTCTCCTCCCGATGTACGGGGAGATAAACGTCAGCTCTATGAGCGCCTCCCAGTTCAGGGAGTTTATCACCACAAACTTCAAGCAGTACCTCCGTTTCCCCGAGGTGCAGGTCACCCCTCTTATGAGGATAAGTGTTCTGGGGGGGTTTTTCGAACCCGGCATGTATTATGTCTCCCCGAAAAGTTCCCTTTGGGATCTGGTGTATATGGCGGGGGGAACGGTGCATGAAAACGGGCTTAGAAGGATGCGCTGGGAGCGCAGCCGGGTGATCGTGCAGAGGGATCTTATAAGGTATCTTGAATCGGGGGTTTCCCTGGAGGAGGCGGGGTTTAGAAGCGGAGACCAGATCTGGACTCCCGCCGATCCGAGCAAGACTTTCTGGTCCGCAGTGGTGAGGGATGTGGTGATACGGGACATTTTGCCTCTGGCCACATTCATGCTTTCACTTTATGTGAGTCTGTCGACCATTAATAACTAA